In Streptomyces diastaticus subsp. diastaticus, the following proteins share a genomic window:
- a CDS encoding FUSC family protein, protein MAAGAGRGVPGAGPLADAAARPAAYDGPRLADRLRFALLLGGCTLAAVVVAQLLPRGPRGYWLPMTVAFLYKPDLGPVFGRALNRCLGTVAGVGMVALVAWLVTDQWAQTLVAAAFGAVMAAGVRYHYALSTFGLTVIVFVFIDFLGDDRQLLPSRVLETVIAAALVLTAHFLTRPDSWRVRAELRVAAADRAWRRYDRRAPAASPDERHELRRTAYRRLAEARQALETAGAEPHRDPERFPVLERRVARAEEGCDAVTAYVVAGGRR, encoded by the coding sequence GTGGCTGCGGGCGCTGGCCGAGGTGTACCGGGCGCCGGGCCGCTCGCTGACGCTGCTGCCCGACCCGCCGCCTACGACGGTCCGCGGCTCGCCGACCGGCTGCGGTTCGCCCTGCTGCTGGGCGGGTGCACGCTGGCCGCGGTCGTCGTGGCGCAGCTTCTGCCACGGGGCCCGCGCGGCTACTGGCTGCCGATGACCGTGGCCTTCCTGTACAAGCCGGACCTCGGGCCGGTCTTCGGTCGGGCCCTCAACCGCTGCCTCGGCACGGTGGCCGGGGTCGGCATGGTGGCGCTGGTGGCGTGGCTGGTGACCGACCAGTGGGCGCAGACGCTGGTGGCGGCGGCCTTCGGCGCGGTGATGGCGGCGGGCGTGCGCTACCACTACGCGCTCTCCACCTTCGGCCTGACCGTGATCGTCTTCGTCTTCATCGACTTCCTCGGCGACGACCGGCAGCTCCTGCCCTCCCGGGTCCTGGAGACGGTGATCGCCGCGGCCCTGGTCCTCACCGCGCACTTCCTGACCCGCCCCGACTCGTGGCGGGTGCGGGCCGAACTGCGCGTCGCCGCCGCCGACCGCGCCTGGCGCCGCTACGACCGGCGGGCCCCGGCCGCCTCCCCCGACGAGCGGCACGAGCTGCGCCGTACCGCCTACCGCCGGCTCGCCGAGGCCCGCCAGGCGCTGGAGACCGCCGGCGCCGAACCGCACCGGGATCCCGAGCGCTTCCCGGTGCTGGAGCGCCGGGTGGCCCGCGCCGAGGAGGGGTGCGACGCGGTCACGGCCTACGTGGTGGCCGGCGGGCGGCGCTGA